A single genomic interval of Schistocerca americana isolate TAMUIC-IGC-003095 chromosome 2, iqSchAmer2.1, whole genome shotgun sequence harbors:
- the LOC124595094 gene encoding group XIIA secretory phospholipase A2, which translates to MEINKTRVFIYALTFLGYAFSGYGAEIITNLRDAVIAAESVFGSFLKNAITWVKQVKNLHDVFDAAIEETCVFSCPGGEKPKKNKYHTPSSDGCGSQGLKIDNEYLPVGDMTNCCNDHDICYDTCGSDKEKCDLEFKRCLYKICEKHQKLITDKGVKACKTAAKMLFTGTLTLGCKSFLDSQKRACFCPSSKRNEF; encoded by the exons ATGGAGATAAATAAAACAAGGGTGTTCATTTATGCATTAACATTTCTGGGCTATGCCTTTAGTGGGTATGGAGCAGAAATAATCACAAACTTGAGAGATGCAGTAATAGCAGCAGAAAGTGTTTTCGGAAGCTTTCTTAAGAATGCAATAACATGGGTGAAACAAGTGAAGAACCTGCACGACGTCTTCGATGCCGCGATCGAAGAAACGTGTGTCTTCTCATGTCCAGGGG GGGAGAAGCCTAAGAAAAATAAATATCATACACCATCAAGTGATGGATGTGGTTCACAAGGATTGAAA ATTGACAATGAATATCTGCCTGTGGGAGATATGACAAATTGTTGCAATGACCATGATATCTGTTATGATACATGTGGCTCAGATAAAGAGAAGTGTGACTTGGAATTCAAGAGATGCTTGTATAAGATTTGTGAAAAACATCAGAAACTGATAACAGATAAAGGTGTTAAAG CTTGTAAGACAGCTGCAAAGATGTTATTCACAGGCACGCTTACACTTGGATGCAAATCCTTTCTGGACAGCCAAAAACGTGCATGCTTTTGTCCATCTTCCAAGCGAAATGAATTCTGA